From the genome of Candidatus Margulisiibacteriota bacterium, one region includes:
- a CDS encoding SPFH/Band 7/PHB domain protein yields LKQIDPPKDVQETMNKIVKAENEKIAAIDFATAAETAADGQKRAAIKQAKILEAEGEAEFIRLVNESANKYFIGNAQLLKRLEATQSSLEHNTKVIVPANSDLVNVVGELAGIIPLKEKK; encoded by the coding sequence ACTTAAACAAATCGATCCGCCCAAAGATGTTCAGGAAACCATGAATAAAATTGTAAAAGCCGAAAATGAAAAAATTGCCGCCATAGATTTTGCTACTGCTGCAGAAACCGCGGCTGATGGACAAAAAAGAGCAGCCATAAAACAGGCTAAGATTCTTGAAGCTGAGGGCGAAGCCGAGTTTATCCGTCTGGTTAATGAATCCGCTAATAAATACTTTATTGGAAATGCCCAATTATTAAAACGTCTGGAAGCTACTCAATCATCCCTGGAACATAATACAAAAGTAATTGTTCCGGCTAATTCTGATTTGGTAAATGTAGTAGGAGAACTGGCAGGAATAATCCCTCTTAAAGAAAAAAAATGA